In one window of Bombus fervidus isolate BK054 chromosome 4, iyBomFerv1, whole genome shotgun sequence DNA:
- the LOC139986087 gene encoding uncharacterized protein, translating to MEEVIDQTIATEQTSGECLSHEEEDIKVIIDAPINEEMLKHENGDNDCLENISTVEHDYILQQECILSSTNEQEQQQQHHHHQQHQHQHQHPSGESFQREDCTEYVDLLVKAADATTKQEDEEEDEEEEKSDITNTVVQPDADSQCQNETRRSKRKLVRRNFETRRDSDEENYFENLNLSSRLKKGQSSDQSEKIFLCYLCDKEFLSKNVLKEHMHSHEEVRKVLSLKKTPDTPQKNVYNVTKSPPSGKRSNKCPYCGKQYIYITSFSKHLKKHEREKEEGKEESMPLEISFHEDEHSLDLDHYKDARRNLDNEYRKKVKQKEVGLEEHREEERGNETKRGNNGGGDGGGGGGGGEGGGGNNNNNNNDDGNHDDDDDDDNDDYNDYDDKRQVGNLIKKEEQENRNVRTQTFACDKCAEKFYTKRGLQKHAISHVVLSCSICEEEFDSLEKLRNHRAKHVVEGVLTEQELEMDTEYPINKETCDYETEDKDSIDRNHRMENKSISGLLETENNLSKKNDRNMETHRHSEIDYSCKVCCQRFAMKEMLQKHTEQQHERVKTYKCTQCNKTFGNELTLRNHLIATNHKTFLHGQEYDPNKRIKRVAARAAQRIIDKIKTEDGLEDFDEEEENIDRINRANVTDNNYSRNKREISSHKRHNHKKELECASCNKRCSSKQLLTKHMEQHVKDEQQRVVKSEKQKQSTDKKDWQRDYPNEEMYHKENRDDDYDSDFESGLDWPMDNHECPKCKKRYSTKKSLLRHQLLHEEPNFECDICNVKFYRKDKLKAHYDKCSEKNPDQVRKCNICGDTFENNEILREHRSKHVTEGILTEEDLRDIEPRPEEKKPGEKIGRKRRTDIVGLECTECNKQYTSRKGLLRHIQVHEGKKYLCDICPKKFYRREHLKIHVAKHNMIKPYKCTRCTKRFIKEEQLTNHLSKHDRTFKKNKETDSSKRFLCEICSKSFTQSTTLIAHLRAHNGIKPYVCEVCSRPFTTNAYLKMHMRTHTQERPYVCQYCSRAFARADTLANHLTSHTGEAKYHCKYCPKNFRRLKSLKEHVFIHTGQRPYACPTCDRRFNNNGSRYAHSKRCKQTFVQNQNRAQTLTAQVQAAPQNQQRVLQQTTLEQGQIVKAQNIKTITITKPESVATQQTVMQLQEILMPLILPLTVTLTDVGEEVILPEGTKIFTTS from the exons ATGGAGGAGGTAATCGATCAAACTATCGCTACAGAGCAGACATCGGGAGAGTGCCTGAGTCATGAAGAAGAGGACATTAAAGTAATCATAGATGCTCCCATTAACGAAGAAATGTTAAAACACGAAAACGGGGATAACGATTgccttgaaaatatttcaacggtAGAACACGATTATATATTACAGCAAGAATGTATATTATCTAGCACGAATGAGCAGgagcagcaacaacagcatcATCATCATCAACAACATCAACATCAACATCAACATCCCTCCGGAGAATCGTTTCAGCGGGAGGATTGCACCGAGTACGTAGATCTATTGGTAAAAGCAGCTGATGCAACGACAAAACAAGAAGATGAGgaggaagatgaagaagaagaaaaatcggatATTACGAATACGGTTGTTCAGCCAGATGCAGATTCTCAGTGTCAAAATGAAACGAGGAGAAGCAAACGTAAATTAGTTCGGCGAAATTTTGAAACGAGACGAGATTCCGATGAGGAAaactattttgaaaatttgaatttaagcTCGAGACTGAAAAAAGGTCAGTCCTCTGATCAATCggaaaaaatttttctatgtTATCTGTGCGACAAAGAGTTTTTGTCGAAGAATGTTTTGAAGGAGCATATGCATTCTCACGAAGAAGTTCGAAAGGTATTGTCTCTGAAAAAAACACCGGATACACCACAAAAGAACGTTTATAATGTTACAAAGTCTCCTCCTTCGGGTAAGAGATCAAACAAGTGCCCGTATTGTGGCAagcaatacatatatataacctCGTTTAGTAAACATTTGAAAAAACatgaaagggagaaagaagagGGCAAGGAAGAATCAATGCCCTTAGAAATATCATTCCACGAAGACGAACATAGCCTAGATCTTGATCATTATAAAGACGCACGTCGGAATTTGGATAACGAGTATCGGAAAAAAGTCAAACAAAAAGAGGTGGGTCTAGAAGAGCatagagaggaagaaagagggaaCGAGACGAAAAGAGGCAATAACGGTGGCggtgatggtggtggtggtggtggcggtggcgaaggaggaggaggaaataacaacaataacaacaaTGATGATGGCAaccacgacgacgacgacgatgacgacaaTGACGACTACAATGACTACGACGATAAAAGACAAGTGggtaatttgattaaaaaagagGAACAGGAGAATCGCAATGTCCGTACACAAACGTTTGCATGCGACAAGTGCGCagagaaattttatacaaaacgtGGCTTACAAAAACATGCGATTTCGCATGTTGTTCTCAGTTGCAGCATATGCGAAGAAGAATTTGATTCACtggaaaaattaagaaaccATCGCGCGAAGCATGTAGTTGAAGGTGTTCTAACTGAACAAGAACTTGAGATGGATACAGAGTATCCAATTAATAAGGAAACGTGTGATTACGAGACAGAAGATAAAGATAGCATAGACAGGAATCACAGGATGGAAAACAAATCAATATCAGGATTGCTGGAgacagaaaataatttatcgaagaaaaatgatag AAACATGGAGACCCATCGTCATTCGGAGATTGACTATAGTTGCAAGGTGTGTTGCCAACGATTTGCAATGAAAGAAATGTTGCAAAAACACACGGAACAGCAACATGAACGTGTAAAAACTTACAAGTGCACACaatgtaataaaacatttgGTAACGAACTTACTTTACGCAATCATCTTATAGCTACTAATCATAAAACTTTTCTTCATGGGCAAGAATATGACCCTAATAAACGTATTAAAAGAGTTGCTGCGAGAGCTGCACAAAgaattatcgataaaattaaaaccgAGGATGGTTTGGAAGATTTCGACGAGGAAGAGGAGAATATCGATAGAATTAACCGCGCTAATGTTACAGATAATAATTATAGTCGGAATAAGCGAGAAATATCCTCGCATAAGAGACATAATCATAAGAAAGAATTGGAATGTGCGAGCTGCAATAAAAGATGCAGTTCAAAGCAATTGTTAACAAAACATATGGAGCAACATGTAAAAGACGAGCAACAACGAGTAGTCAAGTCGGAAAAGCAAAAGCAATCGACGGATAAGAAAGATTGGCAAAGAGACTATCCTAACGAGGAGATGTACCACAAGGAGAACAGAGACGACGATTATGATTCGGATTTCGAAAGTGGTTTGGATTGGCCAATGGATAATCACGAGTGCCCAAAGTGTAAAAAACGATACAGCACGAAAAAATCATTGCTCCGTCATCAATTGTTGCACGAAGAACCGAATTTCGAATGCGATATTTGTAATGTTAAGTTTTACCGCAAAGACAAACTAAAAGCCCATTATGATAAGTGTTCGGAGAAGAACCCCGATCAAGTGAGAAAGTGCAATATCTGCGGAGACACGTTTGAGAACAATGAGATTCTGCGAGAACATAGATCAAAACATGTTACCGAAGGCATTCTTACGGAAGAAGACCTGAGAGATATCGAACCGCGACCCGAGGAGAAAAAACCAGGTGAAAAGATTGGTAGAAAGAGAAGGACTGATATCGTAGGTTTAGAGTGCACGGAATGTAACAAGCAATATACATCGAGAAAAGGGCTTTTACGACATATTCAAGTCCACGAAGGAAAAAAGTATCTGTGTGATATATGtccaaaaaaattttatagaagGGAACATTTAAAGATACACGTAGCTAAACATAACATGATTAAGCCATATAAGTGCACACGATGCACAAAGCGTTTCATTAAAGAAGAACAGTTGACAAATCACTTGTCAAAGCATGACCGAACTTTcaagaagaataaagaaacgGACAGCTCGAAAAGATTCCTTTGCGAAATTTGCTCGAAAAGTTTTACGCAATCGACGACGTTGATTGCACACCTTCGAGCACATAATGGTATAAAACCATACGTTTGCGAAGTTTGTTCGCGACCGTTCACAACTAACGCTTATTTGAAAATGCACATGAGAACGCATACGCAAGAACGACCGTATGTTTGTCAATATTGTTCACGAGCATTTGCTAGAGCCGATACGCTTGCTAATCATTTGACTTCGCATACAGGTGAGGCTAAATATCATTGTAAGTACTGTCCGAAAAACTTCCGTCGTCTGAAGTCGCTGAAAGAACACGTCTTCATTCACACTGGTCAAAGACCTTATGCCTGTCCAACCTGCGATAGACGGTTTAACAACAACGGAAGTCGATACGCTCACAGTAAAAGGTGTAAACAAACTTTTGTTCAGAATCAAAATCGTGCTCAAACACTAACCGCGCAAGTACAAGCTGCGCCTCAAAATCAACAAAGAGTGCTACAAC